Within Trueperaceae bacterium, the genomic segment TCGGCGATCTCGCCGGTGACGGCGGCCGCCATCACCATGACGGGGCTCATGAGGACGGTGCGTCCGGTGGGGCTGCCCTGCCGGCCCTTGAAGTTGCGGTTGGAGCTGCTGGCGCACAGTTGGTCGCCCTCGAGCTTGTCGGGGTTCATCGCGAGGCACATGCTGCAGCCCGCCCCCCGCCACTCGAAGCCGGCGTCGATGAAGATCCGGTCGATCCCGCGCTTCTCGCACTCCGCCTTCACCCACTGCGAGCCCGGGACCGCGATCGCTTCGACCCCCGGCGCGACGGTGCGGCCCTCCAGCACCCGGGCGGCCTCCAGAAAGTCGCTGAGGCGCGCGTTCGTGCAGCTCCCGAAGAAGGCGACGTCGATCTTTCGGCCGCGGATGGGGGCGCCCGGCTCGAGCTGCATGTGCTCGAGCGCCTCGCGGATCGAGGTGGCCTCCGCCGCGTCCTCCGCGTCGGCGGGGTCGGGCACCGGATCGGCGATCGAGACGCCCTGCCCGGGGTTGATGCCCCACGTCACGGTCGGCGCGATGTCGGCCGCGTCGATGACGACGACGTCGTCGTACGGGGCTCCCTCGTCGCTCGCCAACGCCCGCCAGCGCTCCACGGCGGCGTCCCACGCCGCCCCCTTCGGGGCGTAGGGGCGTCCCTCGAGGTACGCGAACGTCGTTTCGTCGGGGTTGACGTACCCGCACCGGGCGCCGCCCTCGATCGACATGTTGCACACCGTCATGCGTTCCTCCATTCCCATGGCGTCGAACACGTCGCCGGCGTACTCGTACGCGTACCCGATCCCCCCCTTCGCGCCGAGCGTCTTGATGATGTGCAGGATGACGTCCTTGGCGTACACGCCGGGGCGCAGCGTGCCGTTCACCTCGATGCGGCGGACCTTGAGTTCGTTCATCACCATCGTCTGCGTCGCCAGCACGTCGCGGACCTGGCTGGTGCCGATCCCGAAGGCGATCGCTCCGAAGGCGCCGTGCGTGCTCGTGTGGCTGTCGCCGCACGCGATCGTGGTGCCCGGTTGGGTGATGCCCTGTTCGGGACCGACCATGTGCACGATGCCCTGCCGCCCGGTGGTGACGTCGAACAGTTCGATGCCGTGCGCCTCGGTGTTCCGGCGCAGCTCGCGGATCATCTGGTCGGCGATCGGGTCCTCGAACGGCTCGACGAGGCTGTGGGTCGGCACGATGTGATCGACGGTCGCGAAGGTCCGCTCGGGCATGCGGACCCCGAGCCCGGCGTCGCGCAGCATCCCGAACGCTTGGGGGCTGGTGACCTC encodes:
- the leuC gene encoding 3-isopropylmalate dehydratase large subunit, whose product is MSDPSTASPPKTLYQKVWDAHTVRDLGGGRTQLLIGTHLIHEVTSPQAFGMLRDAGLGVRMPERTFATVDHIVPTHSLVEPFEDPIADQMIRELRRNTEAHGIELFDVTTGRQGIVHMVGPEQGITQPGTTIACGDSHTSTHGAFGAIAFGIGTSQVRDVLATQTMVMNELKVRRIEVNGTLRPGVYAKDVILHIIKTLGAKGGIGYAYEYAGDVFDAMGMEERMTVCNMSIEGGARCGYVNPDETTFAYLEGRPYAPKGAAWDAAVERWRALASDEGAPYDDVVVIDAADIAPTVTWGINPGQGVSIADPVPDPADAEDAAEATSIREALEHMQLEPGAPIRGRKIDVAFFGSCTNARLSDFLEAARVLEGRTVAPGVEAIAVPGSQWVKAECEKRGIDRIFIDAGFEWRGAGCSMCLAMNPDKLEGDQLCASSSNRNFKGRQGSPTGRTVLMSPVMVMAAAVTGEIADAREVFGAADGVPA